One Eurosta solidaginis isolate ZX-2024a chromosome 5, ASM4086904v1, whole genome shotgun sequence DNA segment encodes these proteins:
- the LOC137233815 gene encoding ubiquitin-conjugating enzyme E2 R2 encodes MSANAGSTSNPTGSSNSTTTTTSHGLTAASSSTPSRPAVRALALEYKSLQEEPVEGFRVKLLNEDNLFEWEVAIFGPPDTLYQGGYFKAHMKFPPDYPYSPPSIRFLTKVWHPNVYENGDLCISILHPPVDDPQSGELPCERWNPTQNVRTILLSVISLLNEPNTYSPANVDASVMYRRWRESQGKDNEYPSIIRKQAQAANAEAIKEGIVVPMTLEDYCLKPTRKATAEPTLDTNFFDDDFDLETEDDLPTDEDDDEDDEDDYDLDDDNSNTKHKDNGTADESADDSGKGETS; translated from the exons ATGTCTGCAAATGCAGGATCCACATCAAATCCCACGGGATCGTCCAACTCAACCACAACGACGACTTCGCACGGTTTAACCGCTGCAAGTAGCAGTACACCTAGTAGACCTGCGGTACGTGCGCTAGCTCTTGAATATAAATCATTGCAGGAAGAACCAGTCGAAGGTTTCCGTGTAAAACTGCTAAACGAAGATAATCTTTTTGAATGGGAAGTGGCAATATTCGGACCTCCCGATACACTATATCAAGGCGGTTATTTTAAAGCACACATGAAATTTCCTCCAGACTATCCATATTCACCACCATCTATACGCTTCCTAACTAAAGTTTGGCACCCAAATGTTTACGAAAATGGTGATCTATGTATTTCAATACTACATCCACCAGTTGATGATCCACAAAGCGGTGAATTACCTTGCGAGAGATGGAATCCAACACAAAATGTTCGTACCATATTACTATCAGTTATATCGTTGTTAAATGAGCCGAACACATACTCTCCAGCCAATGTGGATGCATCGGTGATGTATCGGAGATGGCGTGAATCGCAG GGAAAGGATAACGAATATCCAAGCATTATACGCAAGCAAGCTCAAGCTGCAAATGCGGAAGCTATAAAAGAAGGTATCGTTGTACCAATGACCCTAGAGGACTACTGTCTTAAGCCAACACGTAAAGCAACAGCAGAGCCAACATTGGACACAAATTTTTTTGACGATGATTTCGATCTCGAAACTGAAGATGATTTGCCAACTGACGAAGATGATGATGAAGACGATGAAGACGATTATGATCTCGATGACGATAATTCAAATACGAAACATAAAGATAATGGCACAGCTGATGAATCAGCCGATGACAGTGGTAAAGGGGAAACATCGTAA